The following coding sequences lie in one Apium graveolens cultivar Ventura chromosome 1, ASM990537v1, whole genome shotgun sequence genomic window:
- the LOC141711948 gene encoding uncharacterized protein LOC141711948, translating into MTTTGETPFSLIYECEALVPVEVGAGSFRRDNYYSEANEVNHRLYLDMIEETWEDAQIRITAYQQRTTRHYNSKVRARAFKVGDLVLARVMPNTKVVSHEVFGANWESPYKIKSVLWEGTYHLNDM; encoded by the coding sequence ATGACTACAACTGGAGAGACCCCTTTCTCTTTGATATATGAGTGTGAAGCCTTGGTGCCAGTTGAAGTAGGGGCAGGATCTTTTCGAAGGGATAATTATTATTCAGAGGCGAATGAGGTCAACCATCGACTCTACTTGGACATGATTGAAGAGACTTGGGAAGATGCTCAGATCAGGATAACAGCATATCAACAGAGGACAACAAGGCACTACAACAGCAAGGTTCGAGCCCGGGCTTTTaaggtgggagatttggttcTAGCCCGGGTCATGCCAAACACCAAGGTGGTGAGCCACGAAGTCTTTGGGGCAAACTGGGAAAGCCCCTACAAGATAAAATCAGTACTTtgggagggaacctaccacctcaatgatatgTAG
- the LOC141711956 gene encoding uncharacterized protein LOC141711956, translating into MLSNPNADETLVLYLVVSNFAISGVLVREEDGVQLPIYYVSKRLADAETRYTSLEKLAYALILASRKLRPYFQAHKIEARTSYPLRQVMHKPETSGRMLKWTVELGQFEVDYRPKTAIKGQALTDFVLEFPPHQEVEQGALVVMPSTEKVGLESQNSVPWWSLFVDEAFNGDGTGAGIEIIIPEAHKIRSATHLAFHATNNDAEYEALINGLKLALEMKVENLNVFSDSMIVVYQINGGYQAKRPRTELYLKCAQRIISRFNEVRLELILRGQNKGADELAKLGSRREATLLGVVPLDIQRQPSVPEHEVGGIGSDLGPTWMTPILAYIKE; encoded by the coding sequence ATGTTGTCCAACCCAAATGCAGACGAGACTCTAGTCCTGTACTTGGTCGTCTCTAACTTTGCGATCAGTGGTGTATTGGTCCGAGAGGAAGATGGTGTCCAGCTCCCAATATACTATGTAAGTAAGAGGCTAGCCGATGCAGAGACTCGATACACAAGTCTCGAGAAATTAGCATACGCTTTAATCCTGGCCTCTCGAAAGCTCAGACCCTATTTTCAAGCGCACAAGATAGAAGCACGAACTTCCTATCCCCTCAGGCAGGTAATGCATAAGCCGGAGACTTCTGGTCGAATGTTGAAATGGACGGTTGAGCTCGGCCAATTCGAGGTGGATTATCGGCCAAAGACCGCAATCAAAGGCCAAGCCCTGACCGATTTTGTCCTGGAATTTCCTCCACATCAAGAAGTGGAGCAGGGAGCCCTTGTTGTCATGCCTAGTACAGAAAAGGTCGGGCTGGAAAGCCAAAATAGTGTCCCATGGTGGAGCCTATTTGTGGATGAAGCCTTTAATGGAGATGGGACAGGAGCTGGAATTGAGATAATCATCCCAGAGGCCCATAAGATCAGAAGTGCGACCCATCTGGCCTTCCAtgcaaccaacaatgatgctgagtatgaggccTTGATCAATGGTCTCAAGCTAGCTCTGGAAATGAAGGTGGAGAATTTGAATGTGTTCAGCGACTCCATGATCGTGGTCTATCAGATCAACGGGGGGTACCAAGCTAAGAGGCCAAGAACGGAGCTTTACTTAAAGTGTGCGCAAAGAATAATCTCGAGGTTCAACGAGGTGAGGCTGGAACTGATTTTGCGTGGGCAGAATAAAGGCGCGGATGAGCTGGCTAAGCTTGGATCGCGCCGTGAGGCCACTCTGTTAGGGGTCGTGCCCCTTGATATACAGAGGCAGCCTAGTGTGCCCGAACACGAGGTGGGCGGTATTGGGAGTGATCTCGGCCCCACATGGATGACACCTATCTTAGCTTACATAAAGGAATAA
- the LOC141671904 gene encoding G-type lectin S-receptor-like serine/threonine-protein kinase At4g27290 — translation MPRLFKKMVPGTKPDLFHLRIIVMFLYLFSNLKVITGLDTLSPGQPLYANQTLISQGRKFELGFFSPGNSTSSYVGIWYYGIPGDKTVVWVANREYPVRQISDNSRLVLAVDGSLTVYSGSNERIWVSNRFSGDQGAVYKGVLLDNGNFILNDGLSVKWQSFDYPTDTWLPGGKLGKDKSLILTSWKNPSDPAPGIYSFMMDPRGNLELNIWENSLQILWRSGVWNGYDFNSFRTGKTNFSYMTDDQAPYFTYYRSIVPTSRFVMTYGGQMNHWGTVNNQNWTLYSSQPADSCNRFGVCGPNGVCNMLSIPPCNCLNGFIPVSPGKWQSADWSDGCTRIKPLKCSNMFLNTSGMSRPANPLSSNVKNDQVCRFACLANCSCNAYAYNDGICLLWTGDLLNTQVIGSNQISQGILYVKSSEVLSTRDKKQSNVPVAVFITIPLVICISLTCILWRVWRKKHNKKEAGETSENLLYLNLEISSKQNADSDGITTSSTEGSEQKVFNLPHFSFSSISAATNSFSSANKLGEGGFGPVYKGNLLGGKSVAVKRLSKRSGQGLQELRNETVLIAKLQHRNLVRLLGCCIEQDEKILVYEYMSNKSLDHFIFDPSKQGLLDWRRRIHIIDGIAQGLLYLHQHSRLRIIHRDLKASNILLDDELNSKISDFGMARIFGGDELQANTNRIVGTYGYMSPEYAMEGLFSIKSDVFAFGVLLLEIISGKKNTGFRNSDCLSLLGYAWELWKADRVLELVDSNLDIPSSFLPQRFIYVGLLCVQESPADRPTMSDVLNMFSNEHIQLVSPKRPAFTSGGSLGSGIDRGGNFTMNNLTASVMDGR, via the exons ATGCCTCGACTATTTAAGAAGATGGTTCCTGGTACCAAACCAGATTTGTTTCATTTGCGGATAATTGTTATGTTTCTTTATTTATTCAGCAATTTAAAGGTTATCACTGGATTGGACACCTTGTCACCAGGTCAACCTCTCTATGCAAACCAGACTTTAATCTCCCAGGGACGCAAGTTTGAACTGGGATTCTTCTCCCCAGGTAATTCAACTAGTTCTTATGTTGGTATATGGTACTATGGCATTCCAGGTGATAAAACAGTAGTTTGGGTTGCGAACAGAGAGTACCCTGTTCGACAAATTTCTGACAACTCCAGATTAGTACTAGCTGTAGATGGCAGTTTGACAGTATACAGTGGTTCCAATGAAAGAATCTGGGTTAGCAATAGGTTTTCTGGCGATCAAGGTGCAGTTTATAAAGGTGTACTTCTTGATAATGGAAATTTCATTTTAAATGATGGATTGAGTGTTAAATGGCAAAGCTTTGACTATCCAACAGATACTTGGCTACCTGGTGGGAAACTTGGAAAAGATAAGAGCTTGATCCTCACTTCTTGGAAGAATCCCAGTGACCCAGCTCCGGGGATCTATTCTTTTATGATGGATCCAAGAGGCAATCTTGAACTTAATATTTGGGAAAATTCATTACAGATACTTTGGAGGAGTGGAGTTTGGAATGGCTACGACTTTAATTCTTTTCGAACTGGCAAGACCAATTTTAGCTACATGACGGATGATCAAGCTCCATATTTTACTTACTATCGTTCTATAGTCCCAACTAGCAGATTTGTCATGACTTATGGGGGGCAGATGAATCATTGGGGGACAGTGAACAATCAAAACTGGACATTATATTCATCCCAACCTGCAGATAGTTGTAATAGGTTCGGTGTTTGTGGTCCGAATGGAGTTTGCAACATGCTTTCAATTCCTCCTTGCAATTGTTTAAACGGTTTTATCCCTGTTTCGCCAGGAAAGTGGCAGTCAGCTGATTGGTCAGATGGATGTACAAGGATTAAGCCCCTGAAGTGTTCCAATATGTTTTTAAATACCTCTGGAATGTCGAGGCCTGCAAATCCACTGTCTTCGAATGTGAAGAATGATCAAGTTTGTCGGTTTGCATGTCTAGCCAACTGCTCATGCAATGCTTATGCTTACAATGATGGCATATGTCTATTATGGACCGGTGATCTACTAAATACACAAGTAATAGGGAGTAACCAAATTTCTCAAGGAATTCTGTATGTCAAATCTTCTGAGGTTCTCTCAACAA GGGATAAAAAGCAGTCAAATGTTCCGGTAGCAGTATTCATCACCATTCCACTTGTCATCTGCATCTCATTGACTTGTATATTGTGGCGTGTCTGGAGAAAAAAACATAATAAAAAAG AGGCGGGGGAGACAAGCGAGAATCTATTATATCTTAACTTGGAAATTAGCAGCAAGCAAAATGCAGATAGCGATGGTATCACTACTAGTAGCACAGAAGGAAGTGAGCAGAAAGTTTTTAACTTGCCACACTTCAGCTTTTCAAGCATATCTGCTGCCACAAACAGCTTCTCCTCTGCAAACAAGCTTGGAGAGGGTGGATTCGGACCTGTTTACAAG GGTAACTTGTTGGGAGGGAAATCAGTTGCCGTTAAAAGACTGTCTAAAAGGTCTGGACAAGGGCTGCAGGAGTTGAGAAATGAAACAGTTTTAATTGCTAAACTCCAACACAGGAATCTTGTTAGACTCTTGGGATGTTGTATTGAACAAGACGAGAAGATTCTAGTTTACGAGTACATGTCCAACAAAAGTTTGGATCATTTTATTTTTG ATCCTAGTAAACAAGGTCTGCTGGACTGGAGAAGACGTATTCACATAATAGATGGCATTGCGCAAGGacttctttatcttcatcaacattcAAGATTACGCATAATTCATAGAGACCTGAAGGCTAGTAACATTTTGTTGGATGATGAACTGAATTCTAAGATATCTGACTTTGGAATGGCAAGAATATTTGGGGGGGATGAACTGCAAGCAAATACCAACCGCATTGTTGGAACTTA CGGTTATATGTCCCCAGAGTACGCCATGGAAGGACTATTTTCGATAAAGTCTGATGTCTTTGCCTTTGGTGTCTTGCTACTAGAGATCATTAGCGGGAAAAAGAACACTGGTTTCCGTAACTCTGATTGCCTTAGTCTTCTTGGATAT GCGTGGGAGTTGTGGAAAGCGGACAGGGTTCTGGAGTTGGTGGACTCAAATCTCGACATCCCTTCTTCCTTTTTGCCACAGAGATTCATTTATGTCGGCCTCTTGTGTGTTCAAGAAAGTCCTGCAGACAGACCAACCATGTCTGATGTTTTAAATATGTTCAGCAATGAGCACATTCAGCTGGTTTCTCCTAAACGCCCTGCTTTTACATCTGGTGGTAGCTTAGGCTCTGGGATAGACAGAGGTGGCAATTTTACAATGAATAATCTAACAGCTTCAGTGATGGATGGTCGCTGA
- the LOC141671911 gene encoding G-type lectin S-receptor-like serine/threonine-protein kinase At4g27290: MTQLFKKIVSAIKPDSFQLLIIVVLFYSFNNLKISTGLDTLSPGQPLYGNQTLISQGRNFELGFFSPGNSTNSYVGIWYYGSPDDKTVVWVANRESPIRQISNNSRLVLSEDGSLILYSGFDLLWTTNSSVANKGLLLDEGNFILSDGLSVVWQSFDYPTDTWLPGAKLGNNKSLILTSWKTSDDPAPGIFSFGMNSSGNPEFFIWKNSQKILWRSGVWNGLEFDSFPTDQTNFRYTGNDQEKYFTYNVSIFLTSRYVMTYDGRINQWVRTENQNWRIYSSQPADYCEIFGQCGPNGVCNINMAPACGCLNGFLPRLLDHWLAANWSGGCIRSKPLQCSSIEFSNTSGVSMPANSVSSNLESDQICRYACLANCKCNAYAYNDGKCSIWIGDLLDTRETVGDRNSQTNLYIRSSEVLLLQSKDKKQANVLVAVFIIIPLFICISLTYILWRVWRRKHNKKEPGERSENLLYLNLEISSKQNADSDSITTSSPPGSERKVFNLPQFSFSSISAATNNFSPVNKLGEGGFGPVYKGNLLGGKSVAVKRLSKRSGQGLEELRNETVLIAKLQHRNLVRLLGCCIDQDEKILIYEYMSNKSLDHFIFDPSKQSLLDWRRRVHIIDGITQGLLYLHQHSRLRIIHRDLKASNILLDDELNPKISDFGMARIFGGDELQANTNRIVGTYGYMSPEYAMEGLFSIKSDVFAFGVLLLEIISGRKNTGFRNSDCLSLLGYAWELWKADKVLELVDSNLDIPSSFLPLRFIQVGLLCVQESPADRPTMSDVLLMFSSEHIQLVSPKRPAFTSGGSLGSGIDKGANFTMNNLTASVIDGR, from the exons ATGACTCAACTTTTTAAAAAGATAGTTTCGGCTATCAAACCAGATTCATTTCAGCTGCTAATCATtgttgtgttattttatagtttcAACAATTTAAAGATTAGCACTGGGCTAGACACCTTATCACCAGGTCAACCTCTCTATGGGAACCAGACGTTAATCTCCCAGGGACGTAATTTTGAATTGGGATTTTTCTCCCCAGGTAATTCAACTAATTCTTATGTTGGTATATGGTACTATGGCAGTCCAGATGATAAAACAGTAGTTTGGGTTGCGAACAGAGAGTCGCCTATTCGACAAATTTCTAACAACTCCAGATTAGTACTTTCTGAAGATGGCAGTTTGATACTATACAGTGGTTTCGATCTACTCTGGACTACAAATAGTTCTGTTGCCAATAAGGGCCTACTACTCGACGAAGGAAATTTCATTTTAAGTGACGGATTGAGTGTTGTATGGCAAAGCTTTGACTATCCAACAGATACTTGGCTACCTGGTGCAAAACTTGGAAATAATAAGAGTTTGATCCTCACTTCTTGGAAGACTAGCGATGACCCAGCACCGGGAATCTTTTCTTTTGGAATGAATTCAAGTGGTAATCCCGAATTTTTTATCTGGAAAAATTCACAAAAAATACTTTGGAGGAGTGGAGTTTGGAACGGCTTAGAGTTTGATTCTTTTCCAACTGATCAGACGAATTTCAGGTACACCGGAAATGATCAAGAAAAATATTTTACTTATAATGTTTCTATATTCCTTACTAGCAGATATGTCATGACTTATGATGGAAGGATCAATCAGTGGGTGAGAACGGAAAATCAAAACTGGAGAATATATTCGTCCCAACCTGCAGATTATTGTGAAATATTTGGTCAATGTGGTCCAAATGGAGTTTGCAACATAAATATGGCCCCTGCTTGCGGTTGTTTGAATGGTTTTCTCCCTCGTTTGCTAGATCATTGGCTGGCTGCTAACTGGTCTGGTGGATGTATCAGGTCTAAGCCCCTGCAGTGTTCTAGTATCGAATTTTCTAATACATCTGGAGTTTCAATGCCTGCCAATTCAGTATCTTCGAATTTAGAGAGTGATCAAATTTGTCGGTATGCATGTCTGGCCAACTGCAAATGCAATGCTTATGCTTATAATGATGGCAAATGTTCAATATGGATTGGTGATCTACTGGATACACGAGAAACAGTTGGTGACCGAAATTCTCAAACAAATCTATATATAAGATCTTCTGAGGTTCTTCTCTTACAATCTAAAGATAAAAAGCAGGCAAACGTTCTGGTGGCAGTGTTCATTATCATTCCACTTTTCATCTGCATATCATTGACTTATATATTGTGGCGTGTCTGGAGAAGAAAACATAATAAAAAAG AGCCAGGGGAAAGAAGTGAGAATCTATTATATCTTAATTTGGAAATTAGCAGCAAGCAGAATGCAGATAGCGATAGCATCACCACTAGCAGTCCACCTGGAAGTGAGAGGAAAGTTTTCAACTTGCCACAGTTCAGCTTTTCAAGCATATCAGCCGCCACAAACAACTTCTCCCCTGTAAACAAGCTCGGAGAGGGTGGGTTTGGACCTGTTTACAAG GGTAACTTGTTGGGAGGGAAATCAGTAGCAGTCAAACGACTTTCTAAAAGGTCTGGACAAGGGCTGGAAGAGTTGAGAAATGAAACAGTTCTAATTGCTAAACTCCAACACAGGAATCTTGTTAGGCTCTTGGGATGTTGTATTGATCAAGACGAGAAGATTCTAATTTACGAGTACATGTCCAACAAAAGTTTGGATCATTTTATTTTTG ATCCTAGTAAACAAAGTCTACTTGACTGGAGAAGACGTGTTCACATAATAGATGGCATCACTCAAGGacttctttatcttcatcaacattcAAGATTACGCATAATTCATAGGGACTTGAAGGCTAGTAACATTTTGTTGGATGATGAACTAAATCCTAAGATATCTGATTTCGGAATGGCAAGAATATTTGGGGGGGATGAACTGCAAGCAAATACGAACCGGATTGTGGGAACTTA CGGTTATATGTCCCCAGAGTATGCCATGGAAGGATTATTTTCGATAAAGTCTGATGTCTTTGCCTTTGGGGTCTTGCTACTGGAGATCATAAGTGGAAGAAAGAACACTGGTTTCCGTAACTCTGATTGCCTTAGTCTTCTTGGATAT GCGTGGGAGTTATGGAAAGCGGACAAGGTTCTTGAGTTGGTGGACTCAAATCTCGATATCCCGTCTTCCTTTTTGCCACTGAGATTCATTCAAGTCGGTCTCTTATGTGTTCAAGAAAGTCCTGCAGACAGACCAACCATGTCTGATGTTTTACTCATGTTCAGCAGTGAGCACATTCAGCTGGTTTCTCCTAAACGCCCTGCTTTTACATCTGGTGGTAGCTTAGGCTCTGGAATAGACAAAGGTGCCAATTTTACAATGAATAATTTAACAGCTTCAGTGATAGATGGTCGCTGA
- the LOC141722291 gene encoding G-type lectin S-receptor-like serine/threonine-protein kinase At4g27290: MFLYVFSNLKATVGLDTLYSNQPLSQDAEETLISNESKFELGFFSLGDSTNSYVGIWYYGIPGDKTIVWVANRRPIPQFHRSYISIEAGILCVHSYDRRNPESDFFIWTANSTYANATKAVLHDNGNLVLSDGLSVIWQSFDYPTDTWLPGAKLGNIRSSILTCWKSPGDPAPGIYSFGMEMDPRGSPELFIWKNSIQILWRSGVWNGSDFFSLSNGQRNFSYVKNEQAKYFTYHISTSLTSRYVMTNKGRINQFVRTKNQNWKLIGFIPADSCYSFGFCGPNGVCNMHSIPPCRCLDGFITRSPQQWQSANFSGGCIRNHPLPCPKNDFLNTSILSMPASSQPLDTETDQICRFNCLSNCSCNAYAFNAGKCSLWKGDLLDLHEIVGGRKSQGNLYIRISPHKKLSNVLLAVFITIPLLICILLAYILWRVWRRKHNKKEAGETGENLLHLNLEISSRQNRDSDSITTSSPLGGENKVSNLPHFSFSSISAATDNFSCANKLGEGGFGPVYKGNLFGGKSVAVKRLSERSGQGLEELRNEIVLIARLQHRNLVRLLGCCIDQDEKILIYEYMSNKSLDHFIFDPSKQGLLDWRRRVHIIDGITQGLLYLHQHSRLRIVHRDLKAGNILLDDELNPKISDFGMARIFGGNELQANTSRIVGTYGYMSPEYAMEGSFSIKSDVFAFGVLLLEIISGKKNTGFRDSGCVSLLGYAWELWKADRILELVDSNLSIPSPFVPVRFIHVGFLCVQESPGDRPTMSDVLNMFSNEHIQLVSPKPPAFTSGGSLGSEIDKASSFSVNYLTASMMDGR; the protein is encoded by the exons ATGTTTCTTTATGTTTTCAGCAATCTAAAGGCTACAGTTGGATTGGACACCTTATATTCAAATCAACCTCTCAGTCAAGACGCTGAAGAAACTTTAATCTCTAATGAAAGCAAATTTGAACTAGGATTTTTCTCCCTAGGCGATTCAACTAATTCTTATGTTGGTATATGGTACTACGGCATCCCAGGTGATAAAACAATAGTTTGGGTTGCCAACAGAAGACCCATCCCACAATTTCATAGATCCTATATATCCATAGAAGCTGGCATTTTGTGTGTGCATTCCTACGATCGGAGGAATCCGGAGAGCGATTTTTTTATCTGGACTGCAAATAGTACTTATGCTAATGCCACTAAAGCGGTACTTCACGACAATGGAAATTTGGTTTTAAGTGATGGATTGAGTGTCATATGGCAAAGCTTTGACTATCCAACAGATACTTGGCTACCTGGTGCAAAACTTGGAAATATTAGGAGCTCGATCCTCACTTGTTGGAAGAGTCCTGGTGACCCAGCTCCTGGAATCTATTCTTTTGGGATGGAGATGGATCCAAGAGGCAGTCCTGAACTTTTTATCTGGAAGAATTCAATACAAATACTTTGGAGGAGTGGCGTTTGGAATGGCTCCGACTTTTTTTCTCTTTCAAATGGTCAGAGGAATTTCAGTTACGTTAAAAATGAACAAGCTAAATATTTTACTTATCATATTTCTACATCCCTCACTAGCAGATATGTCATGACTAACAAGGGACGGATCAATCAGTTTGTAAGAACAAAAAATCAAAACTGGAAATTAATTGGCTTCATACCTGCAGACAGTTGTTATAGTTTTGGTTTCTGCGGTCCAAATGGAGTTTGCAACATGCATTCAATCCCTCCTTGCCGTTGTTTGGACGGTTTTATCACCCGTTCACCACAACAGTGGCAGTCTGCTAATTTTTCTGGTGGATGTATCAGGAATCATCCTTTGCCGTGTCccaaaaatgattttttaaataccTCTATACTTTCGATGCCTGCAAGTTCACAACCTTTAGATACGGAGACTGATCAAATCTGTCGGTTTAATTGTCTGAGCAACTGCTCATGCAATGCTTATGCTTTCAATGCTGGCAAATGTTCATTATGGAAAGGTGATCTACTGGATTTACACGAAATAGTAGGTGGCCGGAAGTCTCAAGGAAATCTATATATCAGAATTTCTCCAC ATAAAAAGCTGTCAAATGTTCTGCTGGCGGTGTTCATTACCATTCCACTTCTCATCTGCATTTTATTGGCTTATATATTGTGGCGTGTCTGGAGAAGAAAACATAATAAAAAAG AGGCGGGGGAAACAGGTGAGAATCTATTGCATCTTAATTTGGAAATCAGCAGCAGACAGAACAGAGACAGTGATAGCATCACCACTAGTAGTCCACTAGGAGGAGAGAATAAAGTTTCTAACTTGCCACATTTCAGCTTTTCAAGCATATCTGCCGCTACAGATAATTTTTCTTGTGCAAACAAGCTCGGAGAGGGTGGCTTTGGACCTGTTTATAAG GGTAACTTATTTGGAGGGAAATCAGTAGCAGTTAAACGACTTTCTGAAAGGTCTGGACAAGGGCTGGAAGAGTTGAGGAATGAAATAGTTCTAATTGCTAGACTCCAACACAGAAATCTTGTTAGACTCTTGGGATGTTGTATTGATCAAGACGAGAAGATTCTAATTTACGAGTACATGTCCAACAAAAGTTTGGATCATTTTATTTTTG ATCCTAGTAAACAAGGTCTGCTTGACTGGAGAAGACGTGTTCACATAATTGATGGCATCACACAAGGacttctttatcttcatcaacattcAAGATTACGAATAGTTCATAGAGACCTCAAGGCTGGTAACATTTTGTTGGATGATGAACTGAATCCTAAGATATCTGATTTCGGAATGGCAAGAATATTTGGGGGGAATGAACTGCAAGCAAACACCAGCCGGATTGTGGGAACTTA CGGTTATATGTCCCCCGAGTATGCCATGGAGGGATCCTTTTCGATAAAGTCTGATGTATTTGCCTTTGGTGTCTTGCTACTGGAGATCATAAGTGGGAAAAAGAACACTGGTTTCCGTGACTCTGGCTGCGTTAGTCTTCTTGGATAT GCATGGGAGTTGTGGAAAGCAGACAGGATTCTCGAGTTGGTGGATTCAAATCTCAGCATTCCTTCTCCCTTTGTGCCAGTTAGATTCATTCATGTCGGCTTCTTGTGTGTTCAAGAAAGTCCTGGAGACAGACCAACCATGTCTGATGTTTTAAATATGTTCAGCAATGAGCACATTCAGTTGGTTTCTCCTAAACCCCCTGCTTTTACATCTGGTGGTAGCTTAGGCTCCGAGATAGACAAAGCCAGCAGTTTTTCAGTGAATTATTTAACAGCTTCAATGATGGATGGTCGCTGA